One segment of Ascidiaceihabitans donghaensis DNA contains the following:
- a CDS encoding TIGR03862 family flavoprotein, translating into MSVRASIIGGGPAGLMAAEVLAQAGAQVTVFDAKPSMGRKFLMAGKSGLNLTTDAPLERLLPRFYEAADRLEPMIADFDSKAIQAWAKRLQQPVFTGSSGRVFPEAMKASPLLRAWFARLDALGVRRVTRARWQGWDDAGALVFDPPQEAQFMQPDVTILALGGASWARLGSDGAWANMLKDRDVPVIPFGASNVGVSVDWSTHMQRHFGAPIKAVKWTVNGTHSRGEAVVSAHGLEGGGLYPLARHIDASTSLFVDLIPDMDAAQIAERLSKKRGKASLSNHLRKALRLSSVKIAMLQEWSRPVPQNAVALAALIKNLPVAHAGLRPMDQAISTHGGIAWNALDNGLMLKSMPGVFCAGEMVDWDAPTGGYLLTGCFATGRWAGQAAAQRLGLL; encoded by the coding sequence ATGAGCGTGCGCGCCAGCATCATTGGCGGCGGTCCTGCGGGGTTAATGGCTGCCGAAGTGTTGGCGCAGGCCGGCGCACAGGTGACTGTTTTTGATGCGAAACCTTCCATGGGGCGCAAATTCTTGATGGCGGGCAAGTCGGGATTGAACCTGACAACGGATGCGCCTTTGGAAAGGCTGTTGCCACGGTTCTACGAGGCTGCAGATCGCTTGGAACCTATGATTGCGGACTTTGATTCCAAGGCCATTCAGGCGTGGGCCAAACGTTTGCAACAACCAGTTTTCACGGGCAGTTCGGGGCGGGTGTTTCCTGAGGCGATGAAGGCATCACCGCTGTTGCGGGCGTGGTTCGCGCGTTTGGATGCGCTTGGGGTGCGGCGTGTCACACGGGCGCGGTGGCAGGGCTGGGATGACGCAGGAGCGCTTGTTTTTGACCCTCCGCAGGAGGCGCAATTTATGCAGCCTGATGTCACAATTTTGGCGCTGGGCGGGGCCAGTTGGGCGCGATTGGGGTCGGACGGTGCCTGGGCAAACATGCTGAAGGATCGTGATGTTCCTGTGATACCCTTCGGTGCATCCAATGTTGGCGTTTCGGTTGATTGGTCCACGCACATGCAGCGCCACTTCGGCGCACCAATAAAGGCTGTCAAATGGACAGTAAACGGAACCCATAGCCGCGGTGAAGCTGTTGTGTCTGCTCATGGACTTGAAGGTGGGGGCCTGTATCCTTTGGCGCGGCACATTGATGCGTCTACGTCGCTGTTTGTCGACCTGATACCTGATATGGATGCTGCGCAAATTGCAGAACGTCTGTCCAAAAAGCGTGGAAAGGCCAGCCTTTCAAACCATCTGCGCAAAGCGCTGCGGTTGTCTTCCGTCAAGATTGCGATGTTGCAGGAATGGTCTAGGCCAGTGCCACAGAATGCTGTTGCTTTGGCGGCGTTGATCAAGAATTTGCCAGTGGCCCACGCGGGCTTGCGCCCCATGGATCAAGCTATTTCCACACATGGCGGTATTGCATGGAACGCCTTGGATAACGGTCTGATGCTAAAGTCCATGCCAGGTGTCTTTTGTGCTGGTGAAATGGTTGATTGGGATGCTCCGACGGGCGGATACCTTTTGACCGGATGCTTTGCGACAGGCCGTTGGGCCGGGCAAGCCGCCGCACAGCGGCTGGGGCTGTTGTAA
- the holA gene encoding DNA polymerase III subunit delta, whose product MKLNGGQATGYFSKPETDKTGLLIYGSDPMRVALKRQEVIAALIGPQGEEEMRLTRIPAGDLRKEPALLMDAIKAIGFFPGPRVAFVEDANSYVDATIIDALDNWQSGDAQIVVTAGALKPTSKTRKAFESHRNAYAVGIYDNPPTRQEIEAALQASGLQVPQGDVMAVLSDLAQALDPGDFRQTLEKITLYKWNDPEPLSADDVAACAPTSTEADIDDILMVVADAKADQIGPVLAKLQAQGVNAVSLCIGAMRHFRSMHKVVCDTTGRPNIWGPNKDRIIAQARRWGPFKLETALTVLTDTDLQLRSAGQNAPAMALVERAFIRLAMLGAR is encoded by the coding sequence GTGAAGCTGAACGGCGGACAGGCAACCGGTTATTTCTCAAAGCCCGAAACCGACAAAACGGGATTGCTGATTTACGGATCAGACCCCATGCGTGTGGCTTTGAAGCGCCAAGAGGTGATCGCGGCGCTGATCGGTCCCCAAGGCGAAGAGGAAATGCGGCTGACGCGAATCCCTGCAGGCGACTTGCGCAAAGAGCCTGCCCTGTTGATGGACGCGATCAAGGCTATTGGCTTTTTCCCGGGCCCCCGCGTCGCATTTGTCGAAGACGCCAACAGCTATGTGGATGCCACAATCATTGACGCTTTGGACAACTGGCAGTCGGGGGACGCGCAAATCGTCGTGACAGCGGGGGCGCTGAAGCCAACGTCAAAGACACGCAAAGCGTTTGAAAGCCACCGCAACGCCTATGCTGTCGGCATCTACGACAACCCGCCCACGCGGCAAGAAATTGAAGCGGCCTTGCAAGCCTCTGGCCTGCAAGTGCCTCAAGGTGACGTAATGGCGGTGCTGAGTGATCTGGCGCAGGCTTTGGATCCGGGCGATTTCCGCCAAACGCTGGAAAAAATCACTCTGTATAAATGGAACGACCCCGAACCACTCAGCGCGGATGACGTGGCGGCGTGCGCCCCTACGTCGACAGAAGCAGACATCGACGACATCCTGATGGTGGTGGCCGATGCAAAAGCAGATCAGATCGGCCCGGTTTTGGCAAAGCTACAAGCGCAGGGGGTGAACGCCGTTTCACTGTGCATCGGCGCTATGCGTCATTTCCGTTCAATGCACAAAGTGGTTTGTGACACGACAGGGCGCCCCAACATCTGGGGGCCAAACAAGGACCGGATCATCGCGCAAGCCCGGCGATGGGGGCCTTTCAAGCTGGAGACGGCGCTGACTGTGCTGACAGACACCGACCTGCAACTTAGGTCCGCGGGCCAAAATGCGCCGGCCATGGCGCTGGTGGAACGCGCTTTCATCCGCTTGGCTATGTTGGGCGCGCGCTAG
- the lptE gene encoding LPS assembly lipoprotein LptE, protein MWSFKTAQILLVAALPLASCGFTPVYGPDGVGTQLQNRVLVDEPLTRNGYLITRQLETRLGRTNDAAFALSVTVKTQEVSLAIDADGVIERYNLIGTADYTLINKSTGAIAASGQVESFTGYSATGTPVAALAAERDASERLMVILGDKLVAELQTQASL, encoded by the coding sequence ATGTGGTCGTTTAAAACAGCGCAGATATTGCTTGTCGCAGCTTTGCCATTGGCGTCTTGCGGGTTCACGCCCGTGTATGGGCCGGACGGGGTCGGTACTCAGTTACAAAACCGGGTGCTGGTCGATGAACCCCTGACGCGCAACGGCTATCTGATCACCCGGCAACTGGAAACGCGGTTGGGGCGCACAAATGACGCGGCTTTTGCCCTATCCGTGACAGTCAAAACGCAAGAAGTGTCGCTGGCCATTGACGCCGATGGCGTGATTGAACGCTACAACCTGATCGGGACGGCAGATTATACGTTGATCAACAAAAGCACGGGCGCGATTGCAGCATCCGGGCAAGTCGAAAGTTTCACAGGGTATTCTGCGACAGGCACGCCTGTGGCGGCTTTGGCTGCGGAACGGGACGCCAGTGAACGATTGATGGTGATTTTAGGCGACAAGCTTGTAGCCGAATTGCAAACACAGGCCTCCTTGTGA
- a CDS encoding mechanosensitive ion channel family protein: protein MFGIDLSGQPEIVVQVAGYIEAGWELAASWLLSPAAWSQFGLLVVAYFAALMVTRKLRPLLVRVLDPGDSTHLLATPRRFVMGFLPLLLPLMAYVFTGIGESIVRSLFDSGAVIAFGKRVFLFLAVRALVRDIITDSFLKLIGKYVFLPIAGLYALGMLDVAQTQLSAMTVQLGNISFSVMALVRGLIAGALLFWLGRWSNEQSTNFISKQEEMRPSIRQLAVKSVEFIIFGVAFLLLMNIMGINLSALAVLGGAIGVGLGFGLQKIASNFISGVILLVEGQATVGDYVELDGGEAGTIVRMTARAAILETFDGRWIVVPNEDFITTRVVNYSDSGSANRYEAPFSVSYDTDINIVPDIINAAVAAHPDVLNEPYPADCELVGFGDSGIDFTVEFWVNGIDDGQHKYKSQVLFIVWNALKDNGIQIPYPHRVVEFKGAVPKIET from the coding sequence ATGTTTGGGATTGATCTGTCGGGGCAACCTGAAATCGTCGTGCAAGTGGCAGGATACATCGAAGCAGGGTGGGAATTGGCGGCGTCGTGGTTGCTTAGTCCGGCGGCCTGGTCCCAGTTCGGTTTACTGGTGGTTGCGTATTTTGCAGCGCTTATGGTCACACGAAAATTGCGGCCATTGTTGGTGCGTGTTCTGGACCCCGGCGATAGCACACATTTGCTTGCGACGCCGCGCCGCTTTGTTATGGGATTTTTGCCGCTTTTACTGCCATTGATGGCGTATGTGTTCACCGGAATCGGTGAAAGCATTGTGCGATCGTTGTTCGACAGCGGTGCTGTGATTGCCTTCGGAAAGCGTGTGTTTTTGTTCTTGGCGGTGCGGGCCCTTGTGCGCGACATCATCACAGATTCCTTCCTGAAGCTGATCGGGAAATATGTCTTTTTGCCCATCGCAGGTCTGTACGCTTTGGGAATGCTGGATGTGGCGCAGACACAATTATCGGCTATGACCGTGCAGCTGGGAAATATCTCGTTTTCGGTCATGGCGCTTGTGCGTGGGTTGATCGCGGGGGCCTTGTTGTTCTGGTTGGGCCGTTGGTCAAACGAGCAGTCCACCAACTTCATTTCCAAACAAGAGGAAATGCGGCCATCTATTCGGCAACTGGCTGTAAAATCAGTAGAGTTCATTATCTTTGGTGTCGCCTTCCTGCTGTTGATGAACATCATGGGGATCAACTTAAGCGCCTTGGCCGTCCTTGGAGGGGCCATTGGTGTGGGTCTTGGGTTTGGTCTGCAAAAGATCGCGTCCAACTTCATTTCCGGCGTGATTTTGTTGGTGGAAGGGCAAGCCACCGTCGGTGACTACGTGGAATTGGACGGCGGCGAAGCTGGCACGATTGTGCGTATGACAGCCCGGGCCGCGATCTTGGAAACCTTCGATGGGCGCTGGATTGTCGTGCCAAACGAAGATTTCATTACGACGCGGGTGGTGAATTATTCGGATTCAGGGTCAGCCAACCGCTATGAGGCGCCGTTTTCCGTCAGCTACGACACAGACATCAACATAGTGCCCGACATCATCAACGCCGCTGTGGCGGCGCATCCCGATGTGTTGAATGAGCCCTATCCCGCAGACTGCGAATTGGTCGGCTTTGGCGACAGCGGCATCGACTTTACGGTCGAGTTTTGGGTCAATGGCATCGACGACGGGCAGCATAAATACAAATCCCAAGTACTGTTCATTGTGTGGAATGCTTTGAAAGACAACGGCATCCAAATTCCTTACCCGCACCGTGTTGTAGAATTCAAAGGCGCTGTGCCGAAGATCGAGACATGA
- the leuS gene encoding leucine--tRNA ligase has translation MATYTPADIEARWQTAWDKAGIFTAKRDETKPKYYVLEMFPYPSGRIHMGHVRNYTMGDVIARYKMSTGHNVLHPMGWDAFGMPAENAAMAIGGHPKDWTYGNIKDMRGQMKPLGLSIDWSREFATCDPEYYGQQQALFLDFLEAGLIHRKNAQVNWDPVDMTVLANEQVIDGKGWRSGAEVEKRDLTQWFFKISDYAGELNEALQGLENWPAKVRLMQENWIGESRGLQFAFSTIDAPDGFDRVEVYTTRPDTLMGASFVGISPDHPLAKQLEKDNADLAAFNAECRKGGTTAAEIETAEKMGFDTGLRVRHPFDTDWELPVYVANFILMDYGTGAIFGCPAHDQRDIEFARKYELPVLPVFGIPEAARDHDLPDELFEDSSWYEKEIRSPSESHPPSYELYERIVGTAFTPAKTEEVLYLRGFAGEELQTGEEAIAAAIDFCEAKGVGQGVTKYRLRDWGLSRQRYWGAPIPVVHCDACGVVPEKKENLPVELPYDVEFDTPGNPLDRHPTWRDVSCPSCGAPAKRETDTMDTFVDSSWYFARFTSPRADTPTVAEDAAYWMNVDQYIGGIEHAILHLLYSRFFARAMQITGHLPQSAIEPFDALFTQGMVTHEIYETRDDKDRPVYHLPEDVTDGKLADGTEVKITPSAKMSKSKKNVVDPLGIIASYGADTARWFVLSDSPPERDVEWTASGAEAAYKHLNRVWNICDRIGAMDKDAAGKGDEDLLKTMHKTIHDVTMGVESFGFNAAIAKLYAFTAALQKSKASHAAQREAVMTLAQLMAPMTPHLAEDIWAHQGGEGLVTTAPWPKADEKMLVDDTVTLPIQVNGKRRGEIEVPADMPKDEVEKIALASQAVQKALDGGQPKKVIVVPGRIVNVVV, from the coding sequence ATGGCCACTTACACACCCGCAGACATCGAAGCCCGTTGGCAAACCGCCTGGGACAAAGCTGGCATTTTCACCGCCAAGCGCGACGAAACCAAGCCCAAGTATTACGTGCTGGAAATGTTCCCCTACCCCTCGGGTCGCATCCACATGGGCCACGTGCGCAATTATACAATGGGCGACGTGATCGCGCGGTATAAGATGTCCACAGGTCACAACGTGTTGCACCCCATGGGCTGGGACGCTTTCGGGATGCCCGCCGAAAACGCCGCCATGGCCATTGGCGGCCACCCCAAAGACTGGACATACGGCAACATCAAAGACATGCGCGGGCAAATGAAACCGCTGGGCCTGTCCATCGACTGGTCCCGCGAATTTGCCACATGTGACCCCGAATACTACGGCCAACAGCAGGCCCTGTTCCTTGATTTCCTCGAGGCAGGCCTGATTCACCGCAAGAACGCCCAAGTGAATTGGGACCCTGTCGACATGACTGTTCTGGCCAACGAACAAGTTATCGACGGCAAGGGCTGGCGATCGGGTGCCGAGGTCGAAAAGCGCGACCTCACACAGTGGTTTTTCAAAATCTCTGATTATGCAGGTGAGCTGAACGAAGCCTTGCAAGGTCTTGAAAACTGGCCGGCCAAAGTCCGTTTGATGCAGGAAAACTGGATCGGCGAATCGCGCGGGTTGCAATTTGCCTTTTCGACCATCGATGCTCCGGACGGCTTTGACCGGGTCGAAGTCTACACGACACGCCCAGACACACTGATGGGCGCGTCCTTTGTGGGCATATCGCCGGACCACCCGCTGGCCAAACAGCTTGAAAAAGACAACGCCGACCTCGCGGCCTTCAACGCTGAATGTCGCAAGGGTGGCACCACCGCCGCTGAAATCGAAACCGCCGAGAAAATGGGTTTCGATACAGGCCTGCGCGTGCGCCATCCCTTTGATACCGATTGGGAATTGCCCGTCTATGTCGCCAACTTTATCCTGATGGATTACGGCACCGGCGCGATCTTTGGCTGTCCCGCGCATGATCAACGCGATATTGAATTTGCACGGAAGTACGAGTTGCCAGTGCTTCCAGTGTTTGGGATTCCTGAAGCTGCTCGTGACCACGATCTTCCTGATGAGCTATTCGAAGACTCCAGTTGGTATGAAAAAGAAATTCGTAGTCCGTCGGAAAGCCATCCGCCATCATATGAGCTTTATGAACGCATAGTTGGAACCGCATTTACACCAGCGAAAACAGAAGAGGTGCTGTACCTTCGAGGATTCGCTGGGGAAGAATTGCAAACAGGCGAAGAGGCGATCGCAGCCGCCATTGATTTCTGCGAGGCCAAAGGCGTGGGCCAAGGCGTCACCAAATACCGCCTGCGCGATTGGGGCCTGTCGCGCCAACGCTATTGGGGCGCGCCGATTCCTGTGGTGCATTGCGATGCTTGCGGCGTCGTGCCGGAAAAGAAAGAAAACCTGCCGGTCGAACTGCCTTATGACGTGGAATTCGACACGCCGGGCAACCCGCTTGACCGCCACCCCACATGGCGCGACGTGTCGTGTCCGTCTTGCGGTGCGCCTGCCAAGCGCGAAACCGACACGATGGACACATTTGTCGATTCGTCGTGGTATTTCGCCCGTTTCACGTCGCCACGCGCCGACACACCAACCGTGGCAGAGGACGCCGCCTATTGGATGAACGTCGATCAATATATCGGCGGGATTGAGCACGCGATCTTGCACCTGCTCTATTCCCGCTTCTTCGCGCGTGCGATGCAGATCACGGGACACCTGCCGCAAAGCGCGATTGAACCCTTCGACGCGCTGTTCACCCAAGGCATGGTGACACACGAGATATACGAGACACGCGACGACAAAGATCGTCCCGTTTATCACCTGCCCGAAGACGTCACAGACGGCAAACTGGCCGACGGCACCGAGGTGAAAATCACCCCCTCCGCCAAAATGTCCAAATCCAAGAAGAACGTGGTCGACCCGCTTGGCATTATCGCAAGCTATGGCGCCGACACCGCGCGTTGGTTCGTTTTGTCCGATTCGCCCCCAGAACGGGACGTTGAATGGACAGCATCGGGGGCGGAAGCCGCCTACAAACATCTCAACCGCGTCTGGAACATCTGCGACCGGATCGGCGCGATGGACAAGGATGCGGCAGGGAAAGGCGACGAAGATCTGCTGAAAACCATGCACAAAACCATCCACGATGTGACGATGGGCGTCGAAAGCTTCGGGTTTAATGCGGCCATCGCGAAACTTTACGCGTTCACCGCAGCCTTGCAAAAGTCCAAAGCCAGCCACGCGGCACAACGCGAAGCGGTCATGACGTTGGCGCAACTGATGGCCCCCATGACGCCGCATCTTGCGGAAGACATCTGGGCACATCAAGGTGGTGAAGGGCTGGTCACAACCGCCCCATGGCCCAAAGCCGACGAAAAAATGTTGGTCGATGACACCGTGACCCTGCCGATCCAAGTGAACGGCAAACGGCGCGGCGAAATCGAAGTGCCCGCAGACATGCCCAAAGACGAGGTTGAAAAGATCGCCTTGGCCAGCCAAGCTGTGCAAAAGGCCTTAGACGGTGGACAGCCCAAAAAGGTGATCGTTGTGCCGGGACGGATTGTGAATGTGGTCGTTTAA
- a CDS encoding GFA family protein — protein MSRSGSCLCGAVTFKIASDVTDTGACHCDMCRKWSGGVYLGIEVAPDNMSIEGAGNITHFASSEWAERGFCRTCGSSLFYRITSPGPHSGTYHVAMGALDDTSGIDLKGEVFIDSKPDGYSFAEKTEQFTGAELMAMFAPPA, from the coding sequence ATGTCTCGATCCGGAAGCTGCTTATGCGGCGCTGTCACTTTTAAAATTGCCTCTGACGTTACGGACACAGGGGCATGTCATTGCGACATGTGCCGTAAATGGTCCGGCGGCGTATATCTTGGCATCGAAGTTGCCCCTGACAACATGTCCATCGAAGGTGCGGGAAACATCACGCATTTTGCATCGTCAGAGTGGGCTGAGCGCGGGTTTTGTCGCACATGTGGCAGCAGCTTGTTCTATCGAATCACATCCCCCGGCCCACACAGCGGCACCTACCACGTGGCCATGGGGGCGTTGGATGATACATCTGGTATCGATCTGAAGGGCGAAGTTTTCATTGATAGCAAACCGGATGGATACAGTTTTGCGGAAAAAACCGAACAATTCACAGGCGCAGAATTGATGGCGATGTTTGCACCGCCTGCTTGA
- a CDS encoding SDR family oxidoreductase — translation MDMTGKTVMITGASRGIGAEAARVFAGAGANVALLARSADAIGEVAGEIGAQAIAIPCDVSRYWEVEAAVNATIAAFGGLDVLINNAGVIEPVAHLANADPDAWSHVIDINLKGVFNGMRAALPVMQKAGGGSILTISSGAAHGPVEAWSHYCASKAAVAMLTQCVDKENGAEGIRAIGLSPGTVATQMQREIKASGINPVSQLAWEDHIPADWPAKALLWMCSTQADAYCGQEISLRDDAIRDAVGLA, via the coding sequence ATGGATATGACAGGAAAAACAGTGATGATCACCGGCGCAAGCCGTGGCATCGGGGCAGAAGCTGCGCGTGTGTTCGCAGGCGCCGGGGCCAATGTGGCCCTGTTGGCGCGCAGTGCAGATGCCATTGGCGAAGTCGCGGGTGAAATCGGGGCGCAGGCCATCGCCATTCCATGCGACGTATCGCGCTACTGGGAAGTCGAAGCGGCTGTGAATGCCACGATCGCAGCCTTTGGTGGTTTGGACGTGTTGATCAATAATGCGGGCGTCATTGAACCGGTGGCCCATCTGGCCAATGCCGATCCAGATGCATGGTCCCATGTCATCGATATCAATCTGAAAGGTGTGTTCAACGGCATGCGGGCGGCTTTGCCTGTGATGCAAAAGGCCGGTGGTGGCAGCATTTTGACCATCAGTTCGGGTGCAGCCCATGGTCCGGTTGAAGCCTGGAGCCATTATTGCGCATCCAAAGCGGCGGTTGCGATGCTGACGCAATGCGTGGACAAGGAAAACGGTGCGGAAGGTATTCGTGCGATCGGGCTGTCCCCGGGCACTGTCGCCACGCAAATGCAGCGCGAAATCAAAGCATCGGGAATCAATCCAGTCAGCCAATTGGCATGGGAAGATCACATTCCGGCAGATTGGCCAGCTAAAGCGTTGCTATGGATGTGCAGCACACAAGCTGACGCATATTGCGGACAGGAAATATCGTTGCGCGATGATGCCATTCGGGACGCGGTGGGCTTGGCATGA
- a CDS encoding enoyl-CoA hydratase/isomerase family protein, translating into MIELQKDGGIWIVKINRPEKANSLTLAMLTELAEIAESAQDAQAFVLTGEGRVFSAGADLDEARAGLAVSDVWERLSGAIARLPGLTIAALNGTLAGGAMGMALACDMRIAVPGAKFFYPVMKLGFLPQPSDPKRMAALIGPARTKLILMGGQKIEAPEALSFGLIDRIIDGDVLEAAQALCADTVAAKPEIAKGIKDMCQGA; encoded by the coding sequence ATGATCGAGCTTCAAAAAGATGGTGGCATTTGGATCGTTAAGATCAACCGCCCTGAAAAAGCCAATTCATTGACCCTTGCGATGTTGACCGAACTGGCTGAAATCGCCGAAAGCGCCCAAGACGCGCAGGCCTTTGTTCTGACGGGTGAAGGGCGCGTGTTCAGCGCCGGCGCCGATCTGGATGAAGCGCGGGCGGGGCTGGCTGTTTCGGATGTATGGGAACGCTTGTCAGGGGCGATTGCACGTTTGCCTGGCCTGACGATTGCCGCGTTGAACGGCACGTTGGCGGGCGGTGCGATGGGGATGGCCTTGGCCTGTGATATGCGGATCGCCGTGCCGGGGGCCAAGTTTTTCTATCCCGTGATGAAGCTGGGCTTTCTGCCGCAACCTTCTGATCCCAAGCGCATGGCGGCGTTGATCGGGCCTGCACGCACCAAGCTGATCTTGATGGGTGGGCAAAAAATCGAAGCGCCCGAAGCTTTGTCCTTTGGCCTGATCGACCGGATCATAGATGGTGATGTGCTGGAAGCGGCCCAAGCCCTGTGCGCGGATACGGTTGCGGCCAAACCCGAAATTGCGAAGGGGATCAAAGACATGTGTCAGGGGGCATGA